From Oreochromis niloticus isolate F11D_XX linkage group LG1, O_niloticus_UMD_NMBU, whole genome shotgun sequence, a single genomic window includes:
- the LOC100696472 gene encoding ras association domain-containing protein 8 isoform X4, which yields MKQRETEIEGKSWCFVGTMELKVWVEGVVRVVSGLSLNTSCQDVVIALAQAIGQTGRYILILKLRGNERHLVADDCPLQHLAQLGQLAAEVQFILRRTGPSLSEGPDTSTNERRLPLSRPSEPEPFKRREPQKALTFSLGPSTLPKRNKPKKDWSRSSRSSPELRASPVSFLDPVNSMKTNPSYPKDEVFRDILQQQRRLQDLEIQLQDLERETELWEQKQSSPEVTLAFAEELEELEWRVRQNEVELMQTEDWEKALQEEMEREQGMHRRLDQIHSSINDQSYEITTLQTRSAHLEEDLQVRVQTQSSLTAQQNESLKSLKQELHNRLQQGEELDVRLAELQREMETAEERTGDY from the exons GTAAAAGCTGGTGTTTCGTgggaacaatggagctgaaggTGTGGGTGGAGGGTGTGGTCAGAGTTGTTAGTGGCCTATCACTAAACACTTCCTGTCAGGATGTCGTCATAGCTCTCGCACAAGCAATCG GTCAGACAGGTCGCTACATTCTCATTTTGAAGTTACGAGGGAATGAGAGACACTTGGTTGCTGATGATTGTCCACTGCAGCACCTGGCTCAACTGGGACAGTTGGCCGCAGAGGTCCAGTTCATTCTGCGGAGGACCGGCCCGAGCCTCAGCGAGGGTCCAGACACCTCCACCAACGAGAGACGTCTTCCACTTTCCAGACCCTCAGAACCAGAACCCTTCAAACGCAGAGAGCCACAAAAGGCTCTGACATTTAGTCTGGGTCCCTCAACACTTCCCAAAAGGAATAAACCAAAGAAGGACTGGTCTCGATCTTCCAGATCCTCGCCAGAACTGAGGGCCTCACCGGTATCTTTCCTAGACCCTGTAAACTCCATGAAGACAAATCCTTCTTACCCCAAAGACGAGGTGTTTAGGGATATTCTGCAGCAACAGAGAAGACTACAGGATCTGGAGATTCAGCTTCAAGATCTGGAAAGAGAGACTGAATTATGGGAGCAGAAACAGTCATCTCCTGAAGTAACTCTGGCTTTCGCTGAAGAACTGGAGGAACTGGAGTGGAGAGTGAGACAGAATGAGGTAGAGCTGATGCAGACGGAAGACTGGGAGAAAGCATTACAGGAAGAGATGGAAAGAGAACAAG GTATGCACAGGCGCCTGGACCAGATTCATTCATCCATAAACGATCAAAGTTACGAAATCACGACACTCCAAACCCGTTCTGCACATCTAGAAGAGGACCTGCAAGTCAGAGTCCAAACGCAAAGTTCTCTGACAGCACAACAAAATGAGTCCCTGAAGTCCCTGAAGCAGGAGCTCCACAACCGCCTGCAGCAAGGAGAAGAACTTGATGTAAGACTGGCTGAGTTACAGCGGGAGATGGAAACGGCTGAGGAAAGG ACTGGAGATTATTGA
- the guca1g gene encoding guanylate cyclase activator 1g, whose translation MGQEESHNEEMDLARIHELCVIFMKECPSGALHLHELKKIFGVSSSSVEESLFIETIFNSFDTNKDNTLDFLEYVAALHLILRGNLEDRLKWSFKMYDNDGNGRLDRTEVKRLVRILYKIKLQKTHISMTPSQICDRIFELVDQNNDGEITLLEFMEGAQKDEWVMNLLKLDVNATGWVIQNCGRLQSAT comes from the exons ATGGGACAAGAGGAAAGTCACAATGAGGAGATGGACTTGGCACGGATTCATGAGCTGTGTGTCATTTTTATGAAGGAGTGTCCAAGCGGTGCCCTGCACCTGCATGAGCTCAAGAAGATCTTTGGAGTCTCAAGCAGCTCTGTAGAGGAGTCCCTTTTCATAGAAACAATATTCAACTCGTTCGACACAAACAAG GATAACACACTGGATTTCCTCGAGTATGTGGCAGCACTTCACTTGATCTTACGAGGTAATCTTGAAGATCGGCTCAAGTGGTCCTTCAAGATGTATGACAATGATGGAAACGGCAGGCTGGACAGGACGGAGGTGAAACGGCTTGTCAGG ATTCTTTACAAAATCAAACTCCAGAAGACTCACATCAGCATGACTCCATCCCAAATCTGTGACCGAATCTTCGAGCTGGTTGACCAGAACAATGATG GTGAGATAACCTTGTTGGAGTTCATGGAGGGAGCTCAGAAGGATGAATGGGTCATGAACCTACTGAAGCTTGATGTCAACGCCACCGGCTGGGTCATTCAGAACTGCGGCAGACTGCAATCAGCCACATGA
- the LOC100696472 gene encoding ras association domain-containing protein 8 isoform X1: protein MKQRETEIEGKSWCFVGTMELKVWVEGVVRVVSGLSLNTSCQDVVIALAQAIGQTGRYILILKLRGNERHLVADDCPLQHLAQLGQLAAEVQFILRRTGPSLSEGPDTSTNERRLPLSRPSEPEPFKRREPQKALTFSLGPSTLPKRNKPKKDWSRSSRSSPELRASPVSFLDPVNSMKTNPSYPKDEVFRDILQQQRRLQDLEIQLQDLERETELWEQKQSSPEVTLAFAEELEELEWRVRQNEVELMQTEDWEKALQEEMEREQGMHRRLDQIHSSINDQSYEITTLQTRSAHLEEDLQVRVQTQSSLTAQQNESLKSLKQELHNRLQQGEELDVRLAELQREMETAEERVKDRLEIIEELNKELRQCNLQQFIQQTGVTSQTEQTNLPVNDVYLNNAGIRE, encoded by the exons GTAAAAGCTGGTGTTTCGTgggaacaatggagctgaaggTGTGGGTGGAGGGTGTGGTCAGAGTTGTTAGTGGCCTATCACTAAACACTTCCTGTCAGGATGTCGTCATAGCTCTCGCACAAGCAATCG GTCAGACAGGTCGCTACATTCTCATTTTGAAGTTACGAGGGAATGAGAGACACTTGGTTGCTGATGATTGTCCACTGCAGCACCTGGCTCAACTGGGACAGTTGGCCGCAGAGGTCCAGTTCATTCTGCGGAGGACCGGCCCGAGCCTCAGCGAGGGTCCAGACACCTCCACCAACGAGAGACGTCTTCCACTTTCCAGACCCTCAGAACCAGAACCCTTCAAACGCAGAGAGCCACAAAAGGCTCTGACATTTAGTCTGGGTCCCTCAACACTTCCCAAAAGGAATAAACCAAAGAAGGACTGGTCTCGATCTTCCAGATCCTCGCCAGAACTGAGGGCCTCACCGGTATCTTTCCTAGACCCTGTAAACTCCATGAAGACAAATCCTTCTTACCCCAAAGACGAGGTGTTTAGGGATATTCTGCAGCAACAGAGAAGACTACAGGATCTGGAGATTCAGCTTCAAGATCTGGAAAGAGAGACTGAATTATGGGAGCAGAAACAGTCATCTCCTGAAGTAACTCTGGCTTTCGCTGAAGAACTGGAGGAACTGGAGTGGAGAGTGAGACAGAATGAGGTAGAGCTGATGCAGACGGAAGACTGGGAGAAAGCATTACAGGAAGAGATGGAAAGAGAACAAG GTATGCACAGGCGCCTGGACCAGATTCATTCATCCATAAACGATCAAAGTTACGAAATCACGACACTCCAAACCCGTTCTGCACATCTAGAAGAGGACCTGCAAGTCAGAGTCCAAACGCAAAGTTCTCTGACAGCACAACAAAATGAGTCCCTGAAGTCCCTGAAGCAGGAGCTCCACAACCGCCTGCAGCAAGGAGAAGAACTTGATGTAAGACTGGCTGAGTTACAGCGGGAGATGGAAACGGCTGAGGAAAGGGTAAAG GACAGACTGGAGATTATTGAGGAGCTGAACAAAGAGCTAAGGCAATGTAACTTGCAGCAGTTCATCCAGCAGACCGGTGTGACCTCACAGACGGAGCAGACAAACCTACCAGTCAACGATGTTTACCTTAATAACGCTGGCATTAGGGAGTAG
- the LOC100696472 gene encoding ras association domain-containing protein 8 isoform X3, whose product MKQRETEIEGKSWCFVGTMELKVWVEGVVRVVSGLSLNTSCQDVVIALAQAIGQTGRYILILKLRGNERHLVADDCPLQHLAQLGQLAAEVQFILRRTGPSLSEGPDTSTNERRLPLSRPSEPEPFKRREPQKALTFSLGPSTLPKRNKPKKDWSRSSRSSPELRASPVSFLDPVNSMKTNPSYPKDEVFRDILQQQRRLQDLEIQLQDLERETELWEQKQSSPEVTLAFAEELEELEWRVRQNEVELMQTEDWEKALQEEMEREQGMHRRLDQIHSSINDQSYEITTLQTRSAHLEEDLQVRVQTQSSLTAQQNESLKSLKQELHNRLQQGEELDVRLAELQREMETAEERVKTGDY is encoded by the exons GTAAAAGCTGGTGTTTCGTgggaacaatggagctgaaggTGTGGGTGGAGGGTGTGGTCAGAGTTGTTAGTGGCCTATCACTAAACACTTCCTGTCAGGATGTCGTCATAGCTCTCGCACAAGCAATCG GTCAGACAGGTCGCTACATTCTCATTTTGAAGTTACGAGGGAATGAGAGACACTTGGTTGCTGATGATTGTCCACTGCAGCACCTGGCTCAACTGGGACAGTTGGCCGCAGAGGTCCAGTTCATTCTGCGGAGGACCGGCCCGAGCCTCAGCGAGGGTCCAGACACCTCCACCAACGAGAGACGTCTTCCACTTTCCAGACCCTCAGAACCAGAACCCTTCAAACGCAGAGAGCCACAAAAGGCTCTGACATTTAGTCTGGGTCCCTCAACACTTCCCAAAAGGAATAAACCAAAGAAGGACTGGTCTCGATCTTCCAGATCCTCGCCAGAACTGAGGGCCTCACCGGTATCTTTCCTAGACCCTGTAAACTCCATGAAGACAAATCCTTCTTACCCCAAAGACGAGGTGTTTAGGGATATTCTGCAGCAACAGAGAAGACTACAGGATCTGGAGATTCAGCTTCAAGATCTGGAAAGAGAGACTGAATTATGGGAGCAGAAACAGTCATCTCCTGAAGTAACTCTGGCTTTCGCTGAAGAACTGGAGGAACTGGAGTGGAGAGTGAGACAGAATGAGGTAGAGCTGATGCAGACGGAAGACTGGGAGAAAGCATTACAGGAAGAGATGGAAAGAGAACAAG GTATGCACAGGCGCCTGGACCAGATTCATTCATCCATAAACGATCAAAGTTACGAAATCACGACACTCCAAACCCGTTCTGCACATCTAGAAGAGGACCTGCAAGTCAGAGTCCAAACGCAAAGTTCTCTGACAGCACAACAAAATGAGTCCCTGAAGTCCCTGAAGCAGGAGCTCCACAACCGCCTGCAGCAAGGAGAAGAACTTGATGTAAGACTGGCTGAGTTACAGCGGGAGATGGAAACGGCTGAGGAAAGGGTAAAG ACTGGAGATTATTGA
- the rdh14a gene encoding retinol dehydrogenase 14a: protein MMKGKTVIVTGANSGIGKATAAGIVKLQGRVIMACRDLDKAEEAARDIQQGTGAESTQLVVKRLDLASLTSVRAFCEDVIKEEPRLDVLINNAGIYQCPYTRTEDGFEMQFGVNHLGHFLLTHLLLDLLKRSAPSRIVVISSKLYKHGYINFEDLSSEKSYDKAFAYSRSKLANLLFTCELARRLEGSGVTVNAVTPGIVRTNLGRHVHIPVLVRPLFDLLSRSLFRSPEEGAQTSVYVASSPDVDSVQGKCFADCQPQVLLDKATDQELAAKLWDISEVMVGIIT from the exons ATGATGAAGGGAAAGACGGTTATTGTGACCGGTGCTAACAGCGGGATAGGAAAGGCCACAGCAGCCGGCATTGTGAAACTCCAGGGTCGTGTAATAATGGCCTGCCGAGACTTGGACAAGGCTGAGGAGGCAGCTCGGGACATCCAGCAAGGCACCGGTGCAGAAAGTACACAGCTGGTGGTCAAACGGCTCGACCTGGCTTCACTGACATCTGTACGCGCATTCTGTGAAGACGTAATAAAG GAGGAGCCTCGGCTAGATGTGCTGATCAACAATGCCGGTATCTACCAGTGTCCTTACACCAGAACAGAGGATGGCTTTGAGATGCAGTTTGGAGTCAACCATCTGGGACATTTCCTGCTCACCCATTTGTTGCTGGATCTTCTGAAACGATCAGCTCCTAGCCGCATAGTGGTGATCTCTTCCAAGCTCTATAAACACGGTTACATAAATTTCGAAGACCTAAGCAGCGAGAAGTCGTATGACAAAGCCTTTGCCTACAGTCGCAGCAAACTAGCCAAccttttgttcacctgtgagcTTGCCCGTCGCCTGGAGGGCAGCGGAGTGACAGTGAACGCTGTAACTCCGGGCATAGTGAGGACTAATCTGGGGAGGCACGTTCACATCCCTGTGTTAGTTAGGCCGCTTTTTGACCTGCTGTCCCGAAGCTTGTTTAGGAGCCCCGAAGAAGGAGCTCAGACATCCGTCTATGTAGCTTCTAGCCCGGATGTTGACAGTGTGCAAGGAAAGTGCTTTGCAGATTGTCAGCCTCAGGTTCTTTTGGACAAAGCCACGGATCAGGAACTGGCCGCTAAATTGTGGGACATTAGTGAAGTCATGGTGGGGATAATCACATGA
- the LOC100696472 gene encoding ras association domain-containing protein 8 isoform X2, translated as MKQRETEIEGKSWCFVGTMELKVWVEGVVRVVSGLSLNTSCQDVVIALAQAIGQTGRYILILKLRGNERHLVADDCPLQHLAQLGQLAAEVQFILRRTGPSLSEGPDTSTNERRLPLSRPSEPEPFKRREPQKALTFSLGPSTLPKRNKPKKDWSRSSRSSPELRASPVSFLDPVNSMKTNPSYPKDEVFRDILQQQRRLQDLEIQLQDLERETELWEQKQSSPEVTLAFAEELEELEWRVRQNEVELMQTEDWEKALQEEMEREQGMHRRLDQIHSSINDQSYEITTLQTRSAHLEEDLQVRVQTQSSLTAQQNESLKSLKQELHNRLQQGEELDVRLAELQREMETAEERDRLEIIEELNKELRQCNLQQFIQQTGVTSQTEQTNLPVNDVYLNNAGIRE; from the exons GTAAAAGCTGGTGTTTCGTgggaacaatggagctgaaggTGTGGGTGGAGGGTGTGGTCAGAGTTGTTAGTGGCCTATCACTAAACACTTCCTGTCAGGATGTCGTCATAGCTCTCGCACAAGCAATCG GTCAGACAGGTCGCTACATTCTCATTTTGAAGTTACGAGGGAATGAGAGACACTTGGTTGCTGATGATTGTCCACTGCAGCACCTGGCTCAACTGGGACAGTTGGCCGCAGAGGTCCAGTTCATTCTGCGGAGGACCGGCCCGAGCCTCAGCGAGGGTCCAGACACCTCCACCAACGAGAGACGTCTTCCACTTTCCAGACCCTCAGAACCAGAACCCTTCAAACGCAGAGAGCCACAAAAGGCTCTGACATTTAGTCTGGGTCCCTCAACACTTCCCAAAAGGAATAAACCAAAGAAGGACTGGTCTCGATCTTCCAGATCCTCGCCAGAACTGAGGGCCTCACCGGTATCTTTCCTAGACCCTGTAAACTCCATGAAGACAAATCCTTCTTACCCCAAAGACGAGGTGTTTAGGGATATTCTGCAGCAACAGAGAAGACTACAGGATCTGGAGATTCAGCTTCAAGATCTGGAAAGAGAGACTGAATTATGGGAGCAGAAACAGTCATCTCCTGAAGTAACTCTGGCTTTCGCTGAAGAACTGGAGGAACTGGAGTGGAGAGTGAGACAGAATGAGGTAGAGCTGATGCAGACGGAAGACTGGGAGAAAGCATTACAGGAAGAGATGGAAAGAGAACAAG GTATGCACAGGCGCCTGGACCAGATTCATTCATCCATAAACGATCAAAGTTACGAAATCACGACACTCCAAACCCGTTCTGCACATCTAGAAGAGGACCTGCAAGTCAGAGTCCAAACGCAAAGTTCTCTGACAGCACAACAAAATGAGTCCCTGAAGTCCCTGAAGCAGGAGCTCCACAACCGCCTGCAGCAAGGAGAAGAACTTGATGTAAGACTGGCTGAGTTACAGCGGGAGATGGAAACGGCTGAGGAAAGG GACAGACTGGAGATTATTGAGGAGCTGAACAAAGAGCTAAGGCAATGTAACTTGCAGCAGTTCATCCAGCAGACCGGTGTGACCTCACAGACGGAGCAGACAAACCTACCAGTCAACGATGTTTACCTTAATAACGCTGGCATTAGGGAGTAG
- the LOC100691394 gene encoding retinal cone rhodopsin-sensitive cGMP 3',5'-cyclic phosphodiesterase subunit gamma produces the protein MNATGAEPAEGSKPAPPKFKQKGSRQFKSKAPKPGQKGFDNDVPGMEELGDSAVVCPWEAFGDMELSDLAQFGVV, from the exons ATGAATGCAACAGGAGCCGAGCCAGCGGAGGGCTCCAAGCCTGCTCCTCCTAAGTTCAAGCAGAAGGGCTCTCGGCAGTTTAAGAGCAAAGCCCCCAAACCTGGACAGAAGGG CTTTGACAATGATGTCCCAGGGATGGAGGAGCTTGGAG ACTCTGCAGTGGTCTGTCCCTGGGAGGCCTTTGGTGACATGGAGCTGAGCGACCTGGCTCAGTTTGGCGTTGTCTAA